One genomic segment of Erysipelotrichaceae bacterium 66202529 includes these proteins:
- a CDS encoding DeoR family transcriptional regulator, with protein MFVEERQNTIMEELHANGKVRVKDLSERFSVSEDLIRKDLSALEAKGLLRKAYGGAVLIRENIHRKIAAQRKDVNQEEKLHIAKAAVGQLQEGDVVFLDISTVNIRIARELVESGKQATIVTNMLEVVSILADSALPVIFIGGEFDYGRDGFVGSLAMEQIMKFRFDISFLGVVGIDVHDNSVYTYMANDGATKRAILSSSKQVFMVCESDKFMQIGNYRYAGVDEFTGIITDEKLDKENEKLLRNLQLKVQIAKSSG; from the coding sequence ATGTTTGTAGAAGAACGGCAGAACACAATCATGGAGGAGCTGCATGCCAATGGTAAGGTGAGGGTAAAGGATCTCAGTGAACGTTTTTCCGTCAGCGAGGATCTGATCCGTAAGGATCTCAGCGCTCTGGAGGCAAAGGGCTTGCTGAGGAAGGCATATGGCGGCGCTGTATTGATTCGTGAGAATATACATCGAAAGATCGCGGCACAACGCAAGGATGTAAACCAGGAGGAGAAGCTACATATCGCAAAAGCGGCTGTGGGACAGCTGCAGGAGGGTGATGTGGTGTTTCTGGACATTTCAACGGTCAATATCCGCATAGCGAGGGAGCTGGTGGAAAGCGGGAAGCAGGCAACCATCGTTACCAATATGCTGGAGGTTGTTTCCATTTTGGCAGACAGTGCGCTTCCTGTCATTTTTATCGGTGGCGAATTCGATTACGGACGGGACGGGTTTGTCGGGAGTCTGGCGATGGAGCAGATCATGAAATTTCGCTTTGATATCTCCTTTCTCGGCGTTGTCGGTATTGATGTGCACGATAACAGCGTCTATACATATATGGCAAATGATGGCGCCACCAAGCGTGCTATTCTGTCCAGCAGCAAGCAGGTATTTATGGTATGCGAGTCGGATAAATTTATGCAGATTGGAAATTATCGCTATGCAGGAGTGGATGAGTTTACCGGAATCATAACAGATGAAAAGCTGGATAAAGAGAATGAAAAGCTGTTGCGAAACCTGCAGCTCAAGGTACAGATTGCCAAATCGTCAGGATAA
- a CDS encoding desulfoferrodoxin: MKLLKCAVCGNIVEMIEDKGVPVMCCGKPMNELQANTTDGALEKHVPVAEIVDGSLHVKVGSMEHPMLAEHYITMILVEAGDMVYRKNLKPGEKPEGIFPLGDFKGKVHVYEYCNLHGLWKTDIEA, translated from the coding sequence ATGAAATTATTAAAATGCGCAGTATGCGGCAACATCGTCGAAATGATCGAGGACAAAGGAGTTCCTGTAATGTGCTGTGGAAAGCCGATGAATGAATTACAGGCAAATACAACAGATGGAGCATTGGAAAAGCATGTTCCGGTTGCTGAAATCGTAGACGGAAGCCTGCACGTAAAGGTTGGTTCCATGGAACACCCGATGCTGGCAGAGCATTATATCACAATGATTCTGGTAGAGGCCGGTGATATGGTTTACCGCAAAAATCTCAAGCCTGGAGAAAAACCGGAAGGAATCTTCCCGCTGGGTGATTTCAAAGGGAAAGTGCATGTTTACGAATACTGCAATCTGCACGGCTTATGGAAAACGGACATTGAGGCATAG